A region of Flavobacterium album DNA encodes the following proteins:
- a CDS encoding helix-turn-helix transcriptional regulator produces the protein MKNNIKVQRAIFNFTQQDLAEKIGVSRQTINALEAGKYVPSTVLALKLSRLFGKNVNEIFDLEEGD, from the coding sequence ATGAAGAATAACATAAAAGTACAGCGTGCCATATTCAACTTCACACAGCAGGACCTTGCGGAAAAGATCGGCGTAAGCAGGCAGACCATCAATGCGCTCGAGGCTGGGAAATATGTGCCGTCTACGGTTCTGGCTCTAAAACTTTCCAGATTGTTTGGCAAAAATGTGAATGAGATATTTGATTTGGAAGAAGGGGATTGA
- a CDS encoding DUF1573 domain-containing protein, which yields MKTLKLSLFAVAGALMLSFSANAQQTTVAKKGKATTAKLEAKPAPAVKAAPAMKAADGTEAPKNMTPSGITWKEDTFTFGDIEKGKPASHDFTFKNTTKQTILITNVKAQCGCTATNYTKTPIKPGESGTVTATYNAANAGTFSKTVTVTTNDSDVNKILTIKGKVIAPEGEAAPAPATHQ from the coding sequence ATGAAAACTTTAAAACTTTCTCTATTTGCAGTTGCCGGCGCACTTATGCTTTCGTTCTCTGCAAATGCACAACAAACAACTGTAGCTAAAAAAGGAAAAGCAACTACTGCAAAACTTGAAGCAAAACCGGCTCCTGCTGTAAAAGCGGCTCCTGCTATGAAAGCTGCTGACGGTACTGAAGCTCCAAAAAACATGACTCCTTCAGGAATTACCTGGAAAGAGGATACTTTCACTTTTGGCGACATTGAAAAAGGAAAACCTGCATCGCACGATTTCACTTTCAAAAACACTACAAAACAAACGATCCTTATTACAAACGTAAAAGCTCAGTGCGGCTGTACTGCTACTAACTATACTAAAACCCCTATCAAACCGGGAGAGTCTGGTACAGTTACCGCTACTTACAACGCTGCTAACGCAGGTACCTTCTCTAAAACTGTTACTGTTACTACAAACGACAGTGACGTGAACAAGATCCTTACCATCAAAGGCAAAGTGATTGCGCCGGAAGGCGAAGCTGCTCCTGCACCGGCTACTCACCAGTAA
- a CDS encoding sensor histidine kinase produces the protein MKFNKLNIIVFIGLLAIVGVLTMQLVMLNQAYMFEKKELGEKIHFALQDVVKKIYRDNKSEPPAASPIKKVSEDYYVVDVQDDFEAEILEFYLKTEFQKVKLDMDYEYAMYDCSSDEMVYGEYVTMSGKTASSEKMQCENCFTKRPGLVYYFAVRFPQLRHSYINSLQQYWIYTGVLLLVLVIYVYSVFLLLKQKKYTELQKDFINNMTHEFKTPLSSILIASNYAVKQHEIEANPKLNKYLRIIIEQSNKLNQHVERILSVAKTDSNIITLEKKRFNIVDTLELVKENALLKFEQASVKIVSDKPEYFVKADEFHFYNIAYNIVENAVKYGNVSPEVVVLITENKGLDLQFSDNGPGIPQEHIDYVFDRFYRVPRENAKDVEGFGIGLFYVKKICELHGWKASIKNNAGQGMTVTLHIPKKSMA, from the coding sequence TTGAAATTCAATAAGTTAAATATAATCGTCTTTATTGGACTGCTCGCCATAGTGGGGGTGCTTACTATGCAGTTGGTGATGCTCAACCAGGCGTATATGTTTGAAAAAAAGGAACTTGGCGAGAAAATACATTTTGCCCTGCAGGACGTTGTAAAGAAAATATACCGCGATAATAAAAGCGAGCCGCCTGCTGCCAGCCCCATAAAAAAAGTGTCCGAAGACTATTATGTTGTGGATGTGCAGGACGATTTTGAGGCAGAAATCCTCGAATTTTACCTCAAGACCGAATTCCAAAAGGTAAAGCTCGACATGGATTATGAGTATGCCATGTACGACTGCTCCTCTGATGAAATGGTGTATGGCGAATATGTAACCATGAGCGGTAAGACGGCTTCTTCGGAAAAGATGCAGTGCGAGAACTGCTTTACCAAGCGCCCCGGCCTTGTATATTACTTTGCGGTGCGTTTTCCCCAACTGCGCCACAGCTATATCAATTCGCTGCAACAGTACTGGATCTATACCGGTGTGCTGCTGCTGGTACTTGTCATCTATGTGTACTCGGTATTCCTGCTGCTGAAGCAAAAGAAATATACCGAACTGCAAAAGGACTTCATCAATAATATGACGCACGAATTTAAGACACCGCTTTCGTCGATATTGATTGCATCGAACTATGCCGTGAAGCAGCATGAGATCGAGGCGAACCCCAAACTCAACAAATACCTGCGCATCATTATTGAACAGAGCAACAAGCTCAACCAGCATGTAGAGCGCATACTCTCTGTAGCAAAGACCGACTCCAACATCATTACGCTTGAGAAAAAGCGTTTCAATATTGTCGATACACTCGAACTGGTAAAGGAGAACGCATTGCTCAAATTTGAGCAGGCATCGGTAAAGATAGTATCCGATAAACCGGAATACTTTGTAAAAGCAGATGAATTCCATTTTTACAATATTGCTTATAATATCGTGGAGAACGCGGTGAAATACGGGAATGTCTCACCCGAAGTGGTCGTCTTGATAACGGAAAACAAAGGGCTTGACCTGCAGTTCTCTGATAACGGCCCCGGCATCCCGCAGGAACATATCGATTATGTGTTCGACCGTTTTTACCGTGTACCGCGCGAAAACGCAAAGGATGTTGAAGGTTTCGGTATAGGGCTTTTTTATGTAAAAAAGATTTGTGAACTTCACGGCTGGAAGGCATCGATAAAAAATAATGCAGGGCAGGGCATGACAGTAACCCTGCACATTCCTAAAAAGAGCATGGCATGA
- a CDS encoding response regulator transcription factor, which yields MRKKLLYVEDDNTLAFLTADNLEQYYDVAHFANGKDAFEAFKQQDFDLCILDVMLPEMDGFELAAAIRERNVEVPIIFLSAKTLKEDRIKGLKLGADDYLIKPYSIEELILKIEIFLQRSQKQAPVKNMTCTIGSFTFDPQNYALTKGSETIMLTERESALLKLFIDNKNAILKREKILTALWGTDDYFMGRSMDVFISRLRKIFKDDETIRIENIPRIGFKLVAP from the coding sequence ATGAGGAAAAAGTTACTCTATGTAGAAGACGATAATACGCTGGCGTTCCTTACGGCTGATAACCTGGAGCAATACTATGACGTGGCCCATTTTGCCAACGGAAAGGATGCATTTGAGGCATTTAAGCAGCAGGATTTCGACCTTTGCATACTGGATGTGATGCTCCCTGAAATGGACGGGTTTGAGCTGGCCGCCGCCATACGCGAACGGAATGTTGAGGTGCCGATCATTTTTCTTTCGGCGAAAACGCTCAAGGAAGACCGTATTAAAGGCCTGAAGCTGGGTGCTGATGATTACCTTATAAAGCCTTACAGCATTGAAGAACTGATATTAAAAATCGAAATCTTCCTGCAACGCAGCCAGAAGCAGGCACCGGTAAAGAATATGACCTGCACCATTGGGTCTTTTACTTTCGACCCGCAGAATTATGCGCTTACCAAAGGCAGCGAAACCATTATGCTTACCGAAAGGGAGTCGGCGCTGCTAAAGCTGTTCATCGATAATAAGAATGCCATCCTGAAAAGGGAAAAGATACTCACCGCCCTTTGGGGCACTGACGATTATTTTATGGGGCGAAGCATGGATGTATTCATTTCCCGCCTTCGCAAAATATTCAAGGACGACGAGACCATTCGCATAGAAAATATCCCAAGGATAGGGTTTAAGCTTGTGGCTCCGTAA
- a CDS encoding c-type cytochrome encodes MKNIFLLFLTLTLFSCKTEEKKEQITTGSESSAEGEVSSLTPAQQMGQEIFDGKGNCFTCHKPKQKAIGPSIKEIAKVYKEKKGDIPTFLKGKGEPIVDPSQYETMKTNFYITKNFSDEELKAVEAYIYSLAP; translated from the coding sequence ATGAAAAACATCTTTTTACTTTTTCTTACGCTTACACTCTTCTCCTGCAAGACCGAAGAGAAAAAAGAACAGATCACAACAGGCAGCGAATCATCTGCCGAAGGCGAAGTTTCCAGCCTCACGCCCGCACAACAGATGGGCCAGGAGATCTTTGATGGTAAAGGCAACTGCTTTACCTGCCACAAGCCGAAGCAAAAAGCCATCGGGCCAAGCATAAAGGAAATAGCCAAAGTTTACAAAGAGAAAAAAGGCGATATTCCAACATTCCTGAAGGGCAAAGGCGAACCGATTGTGGATCCGTCGCAATATGAAACGATGAAAACCAATTTTTACATCACCAAAAATTTCAGTGATGAAGAACTGAAGGCAGTGGAAGCCTATATTTATAGTTTAGCCCCCTAA
- the hemB gene encoding porphobilinogen synthase: protein MFPLHRNRRLRTNDSIRSLVRETIVTPNDFMFPMFIAEGTNVEIPIPSMPGIYRRSLDLTVKEVKELWSLGIKAVNIYVKVDDTLKDNTGKEAWNHDGLMQRAIKAIKDAVPGMIVMPDVALDPYSIYGHDGIIKNGDVANDETVEALVRMAVSHADAGADFAAPSDMMDGRVLRLREGLDSAGHQKVGIMSYSAKYASSFYGPFRDALDSAPKDAEIEVPKDKKTYQMDYANRIEAIKEAVHDVEEGADIVMVKPGIAYLDIVREVKNAVNVPVSVFHVSGEYAMIKAASERGWLDHDRVMIEQLYCIKRAGADLISTYFAKEAAILLNK from the coding sequence ATGTTCCCATTACACAGAAATAGAAGACTAAGAACCAACGATTCCATACGTTCGCTCGTTCGTGAAACGATAGTAACACCCAATGACTTTATGTTCCCGATGTTCATTGCAGAAGGGACCAATGTAGAAATACCCATCCCGTCGATGCCCGGCATTTACCGCCGCTCGCTCGACCTTACGGTTAAGGAAGTAAAAGAGCTTTGGAGCCTTGGCATAAAGGCAGTGAACATTTATGTAAAAGTAGATGACACACTGAAAGACAACACCGGCAAAGAAGCGTGGAATCACGACGGGCTCATGCAGCGCGCTATAAAAGCCATTAAAGATGCTGTGCCGGGAATGATCGTGATGCCAGATGTAGCACTCGACCCCTACTCTATTTACGGGCACGACGGCATTATCAAGAATGGCGATGTTGCTAACGATGAAACTGTAGAAGCATTGGTACGCATGGCCGTATCGCATGCTGATGCCGGTGCCGATTTTGCAGCGCCAAGCGATATGATGGACGGCAGGGTGCTGCGCCTTCGCGAAGGGCTGGATAGCGCAGGGCACCAGAAGGTAGGCATCATGAGCTATAGCGCCAAGTATGCCTCGTCATTCTACGGGCCGTTCCGCGATGCGCTGGACAGTGCGCCTAAGGATGCAGAGATTGAAGTACCGAAAGACAAGAAAACCTACCAGATGGACTACGCCAACCGCATCGAGGCTATTAAAGAGGCGGTTCACGATGTGGAAGAAGGCGCGGATATCGTGATGGTGAAACCCGGTATCGCTTACCTGGATATTGTGCGCGAAGTGAAAAATGCGGTGAACGTGCCGGTATCGGTATTTCATGTGTCGGGAGAATATGCCATGATCAAGGCGGCATCCGAAAGGGGCTGGCTCGACCACGACCGGGTTATGATCGAACAGCTGTACTGCATCAAGCGTGCGGGTGCCGATTTGATATCGACTTATTTTGCTAAAGAAGCTGCGATACTTTTGAATAAATAG